The genomic interval ACCCTGCGCGGCATCTACCTCAGCTTCACCGACTTCCACGTCCTCACCCCGCCGAACTGGGTGGGACTGTCCAACTTCCACCAGATGTTCGGCGACGACGTCTTCTGGCACTCGCTCCTCGTCACCGTCTACTTCGTGATCCTGGCCGTCGTCTTCGGCACGTTGGCCTCCCTGGTGACGGCCGTGGTGCTGCACCGGGTCACCAAGTCGTCGGCACTGCGCGGCGTCATCCTGCTGCCGTTCCTGATCTCCAACGTGATCGCCGCGCTGGTGTGGCAGTGGATGCTCGACCCGTCCCTCGGTGTCGTCAGCCTCGTCCTTCAGCATCTGACGGGCCACTCCATCCTCTTCTTCGGCAGCAGCGGCTGGGCCATCCCGTCCCTCGCCGCGATCAGCATCTGGAAGTGGATGGGGTACTACTCCCTGCTGATCTTCGCCGGACTACAGACCATCCCGACCACCATCTACGAGGCGGGTCGGGTGGACGGCGCCAGTGAGGTGCAGATGTTCCGGCGCCTCACGGTGCCCCTGCTGCGGCCGATCCTCGTCATGGTGGTCGTCCTGACGGTGATCAACTCCTTCCAGGTGTTCGACATCGTGCAGGTCACCACCCAGGGCGGCCCGGCGAACGCCTCGAACGTGCTGCAGATGTACATCTACAGCAAGGCGTTCAGGCAGTTCGACTTCGGCTACGCCGCCACCCTCTCGCTGGCCCTGTTCGCCCTGCTCATCACGGTCACCTTCACCCAGCTGCGGCTCGCCCGC from Streptomyces sp. NBC_01288 carries:
- a CDS encoding carbohydrate ABC transporter permease, producing the protein MVVTSQGEPKTPTTPPSAAVTTTATAPGSTPHVRKTRSARRASRYAPTRSAAARRRDLPVALLLIIPSVVGFAVFYAYPTLRGIYLSFTDFHVLTPPNWVGLSNFHQMFGDDVFWHSLLVTVYFVILAVVFGTLASLVTAVVLHRVTKSSALRGVILLPFLISNVIAALVWQWMLDPSLGVVSLVLQHLTGHSILFFGSSGWAIPSLAAISIWKWMGYYSLLIFAGLQTIPTTIYEAGRVDGASEVQMFRRLTVPLLRPILVMVVVLTVINSFQVFDIVQVTTQGGPANASNVLQMYIYSKAFRQFDFGYAATLSLALFALLITVTFTQLRLARANESDLS